TCCCGACCGTCAGGGAGACGGCCGCGTCGGCGGCCCACCCGTCGAGGTGGGCGCCGCAGTCGACGCTGAGCAGGTCGCCCTCACGCAGCCGGTAGCAGTCGGGGATGCCGTGCACGATCGCGTCGTTGACCGACGCGCAGATCATCGCGGGGAAGGGCGTGGGTGCGAAGGCGGGGTGGTAGTGCAGGAACGCGGGCCTGGCGCCCGCCTCGGCGATGACGCTCGCGGCCACCTCGTCCAGCTCGGTCAGGCGCACGCCGACGGCCGCGTGCTTCCTGACCGCTTGCAGGGCGCGGGCCACGACCCTGCCCGCCTCTCGCATCGCGTCCAGTTCGTTGTCGGTTTTGATCTCCACCATGCCGATAACTATAACGGTATTTCTATGACGCTTGATAGGATGGGATCCATGGTGCGACCCCCGTTGACCCCACACGAGCGCGAGCGCGGCGAGCAGCTCGGCCGCCTGCTGCGCCAGGCGCGCGGCGAGCGCAGCATCGTGGAGGTGGCCGCCGCCGCCGGCATGTCCGCCGAAACCCTCCGCAAGATCGAGACCGGCCGCATCCCGACCCCCGCCTTCTTCACCATCGCCGCGCTGGCCGAGGTGCTCGACGTCTCCCTCGACGAGATCGCGCTACGCCTCACGCCCGCCGCCCATCCTTGACGTCCGCCACCCGCGCCGAGTGAAGC
This window of the Nonomuraea africana genome carries:
- a CDS encoding helix-turn-helix domain-containing protein — translated: MVRPPLTPHERERGEQLGRLLRQARGERSIVEVAAAAGMSAETLRKIETGRIPTPAFFTIAALAEVLDVSLDEIALRLTPAAHP